The segment CCTGTACTTCTACCTCCTGGACCGCCTCGGCCCGATCGAGATCAACATGGTGAGCTACGTCGCGCCCATCTTCGCGGCGCTCTCGGGGTGGGCGGTCCGAGGGGAGGTACCGACGCCGTACACCGTCGTCGGGTTCCTCGTCATCTTCGCCGGGTTCGCGGTCGTCAAACGCAGTGCGCTTCGCGCGGAAGTGGCCTCGCTCCGGGACGTGCTCGGGTCCTGACGGGGGTTGGACTCCGAGGCGAGTTCAGGCCTCACCGTGCGGGTGTCCGACGAGGAGGGCGAGGACGTTCAACACGAAGAGTGCGAGGAACGCGAACGTGTCCGACGCGCCGTCCAGACCCGTGAGCAGGAGGGGGATGTGGAGGAACGGGAGGGCGACGGCGGTCCAGAAGCCGAGGACGCGGACCGGCTTGAGTACTGAGCGAGTGACGCGCCGCGAACCGGGGAGGGCGTGGGAGTCCGGGAGCGGGAAGGGCATCGTAGTTCACGCATCGACCGACTGGCGCATATAATGGCGCGATTATTCGACCCGTTTCGCCTCTCTTCACACCCCACAGGTCAACAGTAAAACGTTTCACGAACGGTCGAGAGCGGCCGAGACGTTTTACAAACGTCACAACGCCGCTCGTTGTAACTGGACTACAAGCCGAACGTAGGTGGTCGCTACTCGCGCAGGATCGGAGTCGTTGCGCTGAAGGCTGCGCTCGCATCGGTGATCGCCGTCCGTGGCGTCTCGCGCGCGCTCGTCGCTCCCGGTGCGCGCTCCCCGCGCGCACTCGCCGTCGGGCCAACGCTCGACGCGGTCGCGGTCGGCAGTTCGTTCGGCACAGTCGACTCCCTCCCCGCAATCGACTCGTTCGTCGCAGTCGACTCGTTCGTTGCAGTCAATTCGTTCGTTGCAGTAGATTCGTTCGTCGCAGTCGATTCGTTCGCCTCGGAGTCGACGAGATCGACGGTACGGGTCGCCGCGACCTCCTCGTACGCGACCGAGACCGAGACATTCCCGGTGGCGTCCGGGGTGCGGACGCGCCAGGAGACCGTCGTCGTCTCGCCCGCCGCGACCGACGTCGGGACGCGCGTCGTCCGAGAGCCGACGACAACGACCGCGTCACCCGTCGCGTCGGCGGTGCCAGCGTTCGAGAGCGTCGCGTTCACGCGCATCGCGTCGTTCGCGCGCGCCGACGCCGGCACCGACAGCGACTCGAGGACGATTTCGGGGCCCTCGACGCGGAACGACGAGTTCGCCGACCGGTATCGCTCGCGTACCGTCGAGGCCTTCGTCGCTCGAACCGTCGCGTCGCCCGGGACGTGGAACGGGAACGACACCCGGCCATCGGAGCCGGTCGCGTACGTCGTCCCGAACAGCGAGACGTTGGCTGCGACGCGCTCGCCGGTGTCCGTCCGGCGCACGACGAACCGCGCGCGCTCGCCCTCCCGGACCGGGTTCGGCGACACCCACACCGAGAGGTTCACCGGGATCCGCTCGACGTCGACCCGCGTCTCAGCGGCGAGGAATCGCACCGCTGGCGTCCGGTTCGCACGAACCTCGATGCCGACTCGATCCGCTTCGGCGAACGTCACGTTCGCCACGCCGTCCGCGCCCGTCGATATCGTCCGGGTCCCGACCGAGAGCGTCGCGTTCACCGCCGCCCCCGTGTCCCGTCGCGTCACCGACACCGCCACCGGGTCGTCGACCCGCGGCGCGCTCTCGTTCACGGCAACCCGCAGTCGAACCGGCCGTCGGTCGACCGCGACCGTCGCCGTCCCGTCCACGAACCGGTACCGGTCGGTCGGCGAGCGCGACGCCCGCACCTCGTACTCGCCTGCAGCGTCGAACGTCACGTTCGCCACGCCGTCCCCGCCCGTTTCGACCGTCCGGCCCGCGACCGACACCGTCGCCGACACCGGTCCGCCGTCCGCGCGCCCGACCCGCACCGGCACCGACTCGTTCGTCACCACGCCCCGCGGCGTCGACACAACGAGTTCGGTCTCGTACCGGCGGACGCGCACCGTCGTCGACGCCGTCCGGTTCCCGTCCGGACCCGTCGCCGCGACGTCGTACGTCCCCGGCTCCGCGAGCGACACAACCACCGTTCCGTCCTCGCCCGTCGTGTGCGACTCGCCCGCGACGACCACCGACGCACCGCTGCGCGGCCGCCGGTCGACAGATACCGTCACCGCGACCGACTCGCCCGGCGAGACCGTCGACGCGTTCACCGACACCGACACCTGCCCGTCCTCGCTCTGGTCGCCGAACGGAAACACCGGCGAACTCTCGCCGCCAGCGAGCGTCGCCGGCGACATCACGCCGACGACCCACAGGCCGACGACCGCGACGACGATGCCGACGAGCAACAGCACCTGGGGGTCACGCGTCGGCCGATAGGGGCCCTTCGACGTGCGACGAGTCTTCGACACTGGCGCGACGTAGGACGGGGGCAGGTAAAGTCGTTTTCGCAGACACGCCGACCAAGCGGCGAAAGTACGAGTCGAAGCAACGGCCGACGACGAGTACGCGATCCGGCCGCCAGCCCAGTTACTGGAAGCCGATTCGGCCACCCGCGCGGTCGCGGGACTCCGCACCGCCGCCCTGGAACTGGTCCTCGATCTCGGCGTAGTACTCGAGGAGGTCGTCCGTGATCGTCGGGCGCACGGAGTCCATCGCCGTCCGGAAGTGCTTCATCGTCACGCCCGTCGGTTCCTCCGTCTCGCGGAGCGCCTCGATGGCGGCCTCGCGCGCGATCGACTCCAGGTCGCTCCCGACGTAGCCGTCGGTCATCTCCGCGATCTCGCGGAGGCTGACGTCCGCCGACAGCGGCGTGTCCTGCGTGTGGATGCGCAGGATCTGTTCGCGGCCCTCGACGTCG is part of the Halorubellus sp. JP-L1 genome and harbors:
- a CDS encoding CARDB domain-containing protein — its product is MSKTRRTSKGPYRPTRDPQVLLLVGIVVAVVGLWVVGVMSPATLAGGESSPVFPFGDQSEDGQVSVSVNASTVSPGESVAVTVSVDRRPRSGASVVVAGESHTTGEDGTVVVSLAEPGTYDVAATGPDGNRTASTTVRVRRYETELVVSTPRGVVTNESVPVRVGRADGGPVSATVSVAGRTVETGGDGVANVTFDAAGEYEVRASRSPTDRYRFVDGTATVAVDRRPVRLRVAVNESAPRVDDPVAVSVTRRDTGAAVNATLSVGTRTISTGADGVANVTFAEADRVGIEVRANRTPAVRFLAAETRVDVERIPVNLSVWVSPNPVREGERARFVVRRTDTGERVAANVSLFGTTYATGSDGRVSFPFHVPGDATVRATKASTVRERYRSANSSFRVEGPEIVLESLSVPASARANDAMRVNATLSNAGTADATGDAVVVVGSRTTRVPTSVAAGETTTVSWRVRTPDATGNVSVSVAYEEVAATRTVDLVDSEANESTATNESTATNELTATNESTATNESIAGRESTVPNELPTATASSVGPTASARGERAPGATSARETPRTAITDASAAFSATTPILRE